TCCTCATGCCTCGTCGCCGCGAACACGCTGTACAGCGCCGTGCCGTTGCTCTCCATTTGCCCGAACGTGCGCAGCACCGCCCGCCCTTCGCCTTGCGCCCACGCCGTGGCGGTCGCCGCCGCCAGGATCAAAAGCCTCATTCCGAACCTCCCGTTTCTTCCAAACCAGATCCAGAATGTGTCCAAAGCCGCGCGAAGTCGTTCGCGACTGGTAAATGATTCCTCAGCGAACCGTCAAACTCCAGCGGCGGCTACGCGGCGGTAGAATTGGGACTCCTGCCTTCCCATGCAGACTCGCGCCGCTTCCACCGTCCTCGCCGCCTGCGCCATCGCCTTGGCCGCCTGCAGCCAGACGCCGGAGACCGAAAAGAAGGAAGGCAGCGGCCACTCCGTCCTCGCCCCGCTCCCCGATGCCGCCGGCTACGTCCCCCGCATCGGCAAGCTCGTCTACGTCCCCGTCTACTCGAACATCTACTGGGGGTTCGACGGCCAGTCCACGGAACTCGCCGCCACGCTCAGCATCCGCAACGTCAACCTCAAGCACCCCATCGTTGTTCATTCCGTGAAGTACTACGATTCCGCCGGAACCCTCGTCCGCGAGTACGTCCACGCCCCGTCCACGCTCGCTCCCATGTCCACCGCCGATTTCGTCATCCAGCGCCGCGACACCACCGGAGGGCCCGGCGCCAACTTCCTTGTCCAATGGTCCAGCCCCTTCGATATTGATGAGCCCCTCATCGAATCCGTCATGATCGGCCAGCACGGCAACGCCGGCATCTCCTTCAGCGGGATGGGACGAGTCCTGCCCAAGGCCAGCGAAGAGCTGTTCCCGATCCCCGGCCGCGGCCCATCCCAACCGAACCGCGAGCGCTAGCCAAACCCCCGTCCGCGCGCCGCCAACCGCGGCCCCCTCAATCCACCTCCCGGTAGATCTCGCGGCGCAACTCCCGCAGAATCCCCCGGACCTCATCCTCCCCCCGTCCGCACCGCAGCAGCCCCAGTCGCACGATCTCCAACCCCCCTTCGAACTCCGGCTGCACCGCCGTCACCCCAAGACTCCGCAGATGCTGCACATACTGCACGTTCGAACTTCGCGCCACCACCACGATCTCCGCATTCATACGCCGGCTCCGGTCGATCGCCACATCCACCGTGTTCCGGTCCGGCATCGTCAACAACAGCATCTTCGCCTTGCCGATCCTCGCTGCCTGCAATATCTCGTCCCGCGAGATATCGCCCCAGATCCCCTCGAAGCCGTCGTCCCGCAAGTCC
This DNA window, taken from Bryobacteraceae bacterium, encodes the following:
- a CDS encoding DUF3124 domain-containing protein, coding for MQTRAASTVLAACAIALAACSQTPETEKKEGSGHSVLAPLPDAAGYVPRIGKLVYVPVYSNIYWGFDGQSTELAATLSIRNVNLKHPIVVHSVKYYDSAGTLVREYVHAPSTLAPMSTADFVIQRRDTTGGPGANFLVQWSSPFDIDEPLIESVMIGQHGNAGISFSGMGRVLPKASEELFPIPGRGPSQPNRER